A window of the Sabethes cyaneus chromosome 1, idSabCyanKW18_F2, whole genome shotgun sequence genome harbors these coding sequences:
- the LOC128736519 gene encoding serine/threonine-protein kinase sel-5 isoform X2 yields MKKLISKFEAKNEATPSKETNSFVGKTFKLSKDNVVTVEEVLAEGGFAVVFMVKGQKGEKYALKRLYVNNEHDLGVCSREIKIASNLSGHKNIIGYIDHSINPKGNGVHEVLLLMPYCKTNLLSLMNARIPNGFSEQDVLQIFCDIAEAVARLHQCQTPIIHRDLKIENILQNDIGNFVLCDFGSATARILNPNTHGRTAVEEEIQKYTTLSYRAPEMIDLFSGYDITVKADIWALGCLLYKLCFFTLPFGESALAIQSGQFSIPDNSKYSKEMHQLIRYMLEPDADKRPNIYQVCEIAFKIAGKTNPVRNLTKCSVPPIELLAAPLFESESKRIPTCATNTKTTKSISLSTEAGTSVAPRQRPKASQSTEKVSQPEAFVASFTANFPPPPGQEIAGSNIFQTTFPDPFREAEAVDQVGVLVHADAQNCTGSASQESSNSSILQSPIHAPVTSQSGNSFVSSGSGSIPPGTLLPPKQSHVVGHRRNMSDTSAFNKAYTTETSKFLAPYDASSNNYQPPEASPGGNGSEQNLRSIPANFETRLSNPQLNPTDLNNQVQQTWNPFGDPTPFAQMTEDHIFGEEFDKIRKQGSQGSLKTPPEFTSRHPSLPLVQPILNQPVASFTPQQTQFSPENIPDTLEDDPFSAAPFTLPPLRDRSRSLKHGLKRIIVIDGGFSTQLATHVGQAIDNDPLWSSRFNATNPNAVIETHLDFLRAGSDCILTNTYQASIEGYMDYLDMNEEDSLKLIKSTVELAKLARSRYLAEKVENKSHKIPWVVGSIGPYGAHLHDGSEYTGSYADSVPLARIQKWHRPRINAILEAGVDALAIETIPCRGEADALLELMTTEHPTVRFWIAFQCKDGVSTAHGENFADTAIGVWNKARLMKNHNLLAVGINCVHPKYTLQLLQAVHDLGTADEEKIPLIVYPNSGEIWDASGSWTGEENCVPLETYVPQWIELGVKFIGGCCRTNARDIKRLKKTVINLYGSRTS; encoded by the exons atgaaaaaattgatttcaaaattCGAAGCTAAGAATGAAGCTACACCCAGTAAAGAAACCAACAGCTTTGTCGGTAAAACATTCAAATTAAGCAAAGATAACGTTGTTACAGTAGAAGAAGTCCTAGCCGAAGGAGGATTCGCCGTCGTCTTTATGGTTAAAGGACAAAAGGGAGAAAAATACGCTCTTAAACGTTTATATGTAAACAACGAACATGACTTGGGTGTCTGTAGCAGAGAAATTAAAATTGCTAGTAATTTGAGCGGTCATAAAAACATAATCGGATACATTGACCATAGCATTAACCCAAAGGGTAATGGTGTGCACGAAGTTTTGCTTCTAATGCCCTATTGCAAAACTAATCTATTATCGTTGATGAACGCTCGTATACCAAACGGATTTAGTGAACAAGATGTGTTGCAAATTTTTTGCGATATAGCAGAAGCAGTAGCACGTTTACATCAATGCCAAACACCGATCATCCATCGtgatcttaaaattgaaaatattctgcAAAATGATATTggaaactttgtactttgtgATTTTGGATCTGCTACAGCTCGTATTTTGAATCCGAATACACATGGGAGAACCGCTGTTGAGGAAGAGATACAAAAATATACAACACTATCTTATCGTGCACCGGAAATGATCGACTTATTTAGTGGTTACGATATAACAGTCAAAGCAGATATTTGGGCACTCGGCTGTTTACTGTATAAACTCTGTTTTTTTACACTACCCTTTGGAGAAAGTGCGCTTGCTATCCAAAGTGGTCAATTCAGTATCCCCGATAATTCTAAATATTCCAAAGAGATGCATCAACTGATCAGATACATGCTTGAACCAGATGCTGATAAGCGCCCGAATATTTATCAAGTTTGTGAGATTGCCTTTAAAATTGCTGGAAAAACTAATCCCGTGCGAAATTTAACTAAATGTTCAGTACCTCCCATAGAGCTATTAGCAGCACCACTGTTTGAAAGTGAATCTAAACGCATTCCAACATGTGCAACAAATACTAAGACAACGAAATCTATTAGCCTATCCACCGAGGCAGGCACCTCGGTTGCCCCTCGTCAACGCCCGAAAGCATCACAGTCCACG GAAAAAGTGTCACAACCGGAGGCCTTTGTAGCCAGCTTTACTGCTAACTTCCCTCCGCCACCAGGACAAGAAATAGCTGGTAgtaatatttttcaaacaacttttCCGGATCCTTTTCGGGAAGCAGAGGCTGTCGATCAAGTTGGTGTTCTTGTTCATGCTGATGCACAAAACTGCACAGGGAGTGCATCCCAGGAATCATCAAACTCGTCAATTCTTCAGTCACCCATTCATGCACCCGTTACCTCACAATCCGGAAACTCTTTTGTTTCCAGCGGCAGTGGTTCCATACCACCCGGAACACTTTTACCTCCAAAACAATCGCACGTGGTAGGACACCGACGAAATATGAGCGATACGTCAGCTTTTAACAAAGCGTATACTACTGAAACGTCAAAGTTCCTCGCTCCATATGACGCATCGTCCAATAATTATCAGCCACCAGAGGCATCGCCTGGAGGAAATGGATCTGAGCAAAACCTTCGATCGATTCCAGCAAACTTTGAAACTCGACTATCAAATCCTCAACTCAATCCAACGGATCTTAATAACCAGGTACAACAAACATGGAATCCTTTCGGTGATCCCACCCCTTTCGCTCAAATGACAGAAGATCATATCTTCGGTGAAGAGTTCGATAAAATTCGCAAACAAGGATCACAAGGCAGTCTGAAGACGCCGCCCGAATTCACCTCTCGGCATCCATCCTTGCCATTGGTTCAACCTATTCTGAATCAACCGGTGGCATCATTTACTCCACAGCAAACTCAATTTTCACCGGAAAACATTCCAGATACACTGGAAGACGACCCTTTCAGTGCAGCACCTTTTACACTACCACCGTTGCGAGATAGATCTCGTTCTCTTAAACATGGCTTAAAACGAATCATTGTTATAGACGGAGGATTTTCCACGCAGTTGGCAACCCATGTTGGTCAAGCGATTGATAATGATCCGTTGTGGAGTTCAAGATTCAATGCCACTAATCCAAATGCAGTAATCGAAACACACTTAGATTTTCTAAGGGCAGGATCAGATTGTATTTTGACTAATACGTACCAGGCATCGATTGAAGGATATATGGATTATTTAGACATGAACGAAGAAGATAGTTTAAAATTGATTAAATCCACAGTGGAACTGGCCAAACTTGCCAGGTCTCGGTATTTAgcggaaaaagtggaaaacaaaTCACATAAAATTCCATGGGTAGTTGGATCAATTGGTCCGTATGGTGCACATTTGCACGATGGATCGGAGTACACTGGTAGTTATGCCGACAGTGTTCCATTAGCTCGTATTCAAAAATGGCACCGGCCTAGAATCAACGCAATTTTGGAGGCGGGAGTAGACGCATTAGCCATTGAAACAATCCCTTGTCGAGGTGAAGCTGATGCTCTTTTAGAACTAATGACGACAGAGCATCCAACAGTGCGTTTTTGGATTGCGTTTCAGTGTAAAGATGGTGTTAGTACAGCTCATGGTGAGAATTTTGCTGATACTGCTATCGGTGTGTGGAACAAAGCGCGTCTCATGAAAAACCACAATTTGCTTGCGGTGGGAATAAATTGTGTACATCCAAAATATACACTCCAACTACTACAAGCTGTTCATGACTTGGGCACAGCTGATGAAGAAAAAATTCCTTTGATCGTATATCCAAATTCTGGAGAAATTTGGGATGCGAGCGGTTCATGGACAGgggaggaaaattgtgttcctTTGGAAACCTATGTGCCACAATGGATCGAACTTGGAGTAAAATTTATAGGCGGCTGCTGTAGAACTAATGCCAGAGATATTAAACGTCTTAAAAAAACAGTCATCAATTTATATGGCAGCAGAACTTCTTAG
- the LOC128736519 gene encoding BMP-2-inducible protein kinase isoform X1, with the protein MKKLISKFEAKNEATPSKETNSFVGKTFKLSKDNVVTVEEVLAEGGFAVVFMVKGQKGEKYALKRLYVNNEHDLGVCSREIKIASNLSGHKNIIGYIDHSINPKGNGVHEVLLLMPYCKTNLLSLMNARIPNGFSEQDVLQIFCDIAEAVARLHQCQTPIIHRDLKIENILQNDIGNFVLCDFGSATARILNPNTHGRTAVEEEIQKYTTLSYRAPEMIDLFSGYDITVKADIWALGCLLYKLCFFTLPFGESALAIQSGQFSIPDNSKYSKEMHQLIRYMLEPDADKRPNIYQVCEIAFKIAGKTNPVRNLTKCSVPPIELLAAPLFESESKRIPTCATNTKTTKSISLSTEAGTSVAPRQRPKASQSTVNNSFSLGLPPNPSPKNILSSPTPGVVLSITQEKVSQPEAFVASFTANFPPPPGQEIAGSNIFQTTFPDPFREAEAVDQVGVLVHADAQNCTGSASQESSNSSILQSPIHAPVTSQSGNSFVSSGSGSIPPGTLLPPKQSHVVGHRRNMSDTSAFNKAYTTETSKFLAPYDASSNNYQPPEASPGGNGSEQNLRSIPANFETRLSNPQLNPTDLNNQVQQTWNPFGDPTPFAQMTEDHIFGEEFDKIRKQGSQGSLKTPPEFTSRHPSLPLVQPILNQPVASFTPQQTQFSPENIPDTLEDDPFSAAPFTLPPLRDRSRSLKHGLKRIIVIDGGFSTQLATHVGQAIDNDPLWSSRFNATNPNAVIETHLDFLRAGSDCILTNTYQASIEGYMDYLDMNEEDSLKLIKSTVELAKLARSRYLAEKVENKSHKIPWVVGSIGPYGAHLHDGSEYTGSYADSVPLARIQKWHRPRINAILEAGVDALAIETIPCRGEADALLELMTTEHPTVRFWIAFQCKDGVSTAHGENFADTAIGVWNKARLMKNHNLLAVGINCVHPKYTLQLLQAVHDLGTADEEKIPLIVYPNSGEIWDASGSWTGEENCVPLETYVPQWIELGVKFIGGCCRTNARDIKRLKKTVINLYGSRTS; encoded by the coding sequence atgaaaaaattgatttcaaaattCGAAGCTAAGAATGAAGCTACACCCAGTAAAGAAACCAACAGCTTTGTCGGTAAAACATTCAAATTAAGCAAAGATAACGTTGTTACAGTAGAAGAAGTCCTAGCCGAAGGAGGATTCGCCGTCGTCTTTATGGTTAAAGGACAAAAGGGAGAAAAATACGCTCTTAAACGTTTATATGTAAACAACGAACATGACTTGGGTGTCTGTAGCAGAGAAATTAAAATTGCTAGTAATTTGAGCGGTCATAAAAACATAATCGGATACATTGACCATAGCATTAACCCAAAGGGTAATGGTGTGCACGAAGTTTTGCTTCTAATGCCCTATTGCAAAACTAATCTATTATCGTTGATGAACGCTCGTATACCAAACGGATTTAGTGAACAAGATGTGTTGCAAATTTTTTGCGATATAGCAGAAGCAGTAGCACGTTTACATCAATGCCAAACACCGATCATCCATCGtgatcttaaaattgaaaatattctgcAAAATGATATTggaaactttgtactttgtgATTTTGGATCTGCTACAGCTCGTATTTTGAATCCGAATACACATGGGAGAACCGCTGTTGAGGAAGAGATACAAAAATATACAACACTATCTTATCGTGCACCGGAAATGATCGACTTATTTAGTGGTTACGATATAACAGTCAAAGCAGATATTTGGGCACTCGGCTGTTTACTGTATAAACTCTGTTTTTTTACACTACCCTTTGGAGAAAGTGCGCTTGCTATCCAAAGTGGTCAATTCAGTATCCCCGATAATTCTAAATATTCCAAAGAGATGCATCAACTGATCAGATACATGCTTGAACCAGATGCTGATAAGCGCCCGAATATTTATCAAGTTTGTGAGATTGCCTTTAAAATTGCTGGAAAAACTAATCCCGTGCGAAATTTAACTAAATGTTCAGTACCTCCCATAGAGCTATTAGCAGCACCACTGTTTGAAAGTGAATCTAAACGCATTCCAACATGTGCAACAAATACTAAGACAACGAAATCTATTAGCCTATCCACCGAGGCAGGCACCTCGGTTGCCCCTCGTCAACGCCCGAAAGCATCACAGTCCACGGTAAATAATAGTTTTTCACTTGGGCTTCCGCCCAATCCGtcacctaaaaatattttatcttcACCAACGCCAGGAGTGGTTTTGTCTATTACGCAGGAAAAAGTGTCACAACCGGAGGCCTTTGTAGCCAGCTTTACTGCTAACTTCCCTCCGCCACCAGGACAAGAAATAGCTGGTAgtaatatttttcaaacaacttttCCGGATCCTTTTCGGGAAGCAGAGGCTGTCGATCAAGTTGGTGTTCTTGTTCATGCTGATGCACAAAACTGCACAGGGAGTGCATCCCAGGAATCATCAAACTCGTCAATTCTTCAGTCACCCATTCATGCACCCGTTACCTCACAATCCGGAAACTCTTTTGTTTCCAGCGGCAGTGGTTCCATACCACCCGGAACACTTTTACCTCCAAAACAATCGCACGTGGTAGGACACCGACGAAATATGAGCGATACGTCAGCTTTTAACAAAGCGTATACTACTGAAACGTCAAAGTTCCTCGCTCCATATGACGCATCGTCCAATAATTATCAGCCACCAGAGGCATCGCCTGGAGGAAATGGATCTGAGCAAAACCTTCGATCGATTCCAGCAAACTTTGAAACTCGACTATCAAATCCTCAACTCAATCCAACGGATCTTAATAACCAGGTACAACAAACATGGAATCCTTTCGGTGATCCCACCCCTTTCGCTCAAATGACAGAAGATCATATCTTCGGTGAAGAGTTCGATAAAATTCGCAAACAAGGATCACAAGGCAGTCTGAAGACGCCGCCCGAATTCACCTCTCGGCATCCATCCTTGCCATTGGTTCAACCTATTCTGAATCAACCGGTGGCATCATTTACTCCACAGCAAACTCAATTTTCACCGGAAAACATTCCAGATACACTGGAAGACGACCCTTTCAGTGCAGCACCTTTTACACTACCACCGTTGCGAGATAGATCTCGTTCTCTTAAACATGGCTTAAAACGAATCATTGTTATAGACGGAGGATTTTCCACGCAGTTGGCAACCCATGTTGGTCAAGCGATTGATAATGATCCGTTGTGGAGTTCAAGATTCAATGCCACTAATCCAAATGCAGTAATCGAAACACACTTAGATTTTCTAAGGGCAGGATCAGATTGTATTTTGACTAATACGTACCAGGCATCGATTGAAGGATATATGGATTATTTAGACATGAACGAAGAAGATAGTTTAAAATTGATTAAATCCACAGTGGAACTGGCCAAACTTGCCAGGTCTCGGTATTTAgcggaaaaagtggaaaacaaaTCACATAAAATTCCATGGGTAGTTGGATCAATTGGTCCGTATGGTGCACATTTGCACGATGGATCGGAGTACACTGGTAGTTATGCCGACAGTGTTCCATTAGCTCGTATTCAAAAATGGCACCGGCCTAGAATCAACGCAATTTTGGAGGCGGGAGTAGACGCATTAGCCATTGAAACAATCCCTTGTCGAGGTGAAGCTGATGCTCTTTTAGAACTAATGACGACAGAGCATCCAACAGTGCGTTTTTGGATTGCGTTTCAGTGTAAAGATGGTGTTAGTACAGCTCATGGTGAGAATTTTGCTGATACTGCTATCGGTGTGTGGAACAAAGCGCGTCTCATGAAAAACCACAATTTGCTTGCGGTGGGAATAAATTGTGTACATCCAAAATATACACTCCAACTACTACAAGCTGTTCATGACTTGGGCACAGCTGATGAAGAAAAAATTCCTTTGATCGTATATCCAAATTCTGGAGAAATTTGGGATGCGAGCGGTTCATGGACAGgggaggaaaattgtgttcctTTGGAAACCTATGTGCCACAATGGATCGAACTTGGAGTAAAATTTATAGGCGGCTGCTGTAGAACTAATGCCAGAGATATTAAACGTCTTAAAAAAACAGTCATCAATTTATATGGCAGCAGAACTTCTTAG